In Deinococcus sp. JMULE3, the genomic window GTCCAGCGTGCGTTGGAAACGCCCTACAGCAACGGGCAAGTAGACGGACAGGTCAATCGGCTCAAGACAGTGAAGCGGAGCATGTACGGCCGGGCAAGGCTCGACTTACTGCGGGCGCGGGTCGTGTATCGGTCTGGCCTGGCCTGAGTTCGCTTCACCAAGAGCTGCGAAGACCCATTTTTAGGCCGCCGACGACAGCAGCGGGCATTCCAGTAGGGCGTGCCTTTGAGTTCACTGAATTCCGCACTGCACACGGTGCACTTGAGGAGTCGTCGACGGTGAGGTCCGTATCGTCTGCGGAGCTTGATGGTGCCGTGTTGCGCGTGATGCTGGGCTGGACAGGCGGGGTTCTGACAGACGAAACTCTCGAGTGGGAGCTCTTTTGACACGTCCGGGGATAGGCCCCGGACGCTCCCATTTCAGTGGTGTCGGGCATGGTTCCAGCCAACTACCACCTACAAAGACATCCTGAAAAAATGCAATTACGCGCTTGGGCACATCGTTGTGGCGGGCTATACCGCCAGGGGAACCCTGGTGCGGCGCAACTTCAACGTCACCCGGGACAATGCCCTCACCATTTTCTCCAGCGGCCAGGGTCTCGTGGTTCGGGAACAGCTGAAGTTGCCCATTGTGGACGTTCAGGGGCGGGAGATCCGGTCAGGCAACTCGAGCCCCCTGAGTCAGCATGACCTCCTGCCCAAAGTGACGCTGGATGTGGCGCCCACCATCACCGTGGCTGACGCGGACGAGCTCAAGCGCTTTATCAACCAGGACCTGGCGCCCGCGATCAATGCCAAGGGCTACACGGATTCCCTGCATAAGCACTCCGAACAAGTGTTGTGGCAGATGATGCGCTTCCGGCAGGCTGAAATCGCAGCCGTCATTTCAAGCCTGGGCATCGTTCGAATCACGGAATTCCGCGTAGATATTCACAGCGAGCGGGAAATGTGCGGCATGTGCTCGGCCACCAGCAATTTCATGATGGCCAATCTCTCGACCCATTTGCCGGCCATTCACGAACTCCTGGCAAAATCAGGCCGGGACAGTCGACGCCCGTCAAGCACGCAGACGCTGGTGACGTCGTCCCACAATTTCCCGAATCGGGCGCCGTCCGTCCCCCCGTTTACCTCGGGGATCACCACCCGGGCGCACACACTTGACCCGCAGAATCCTGCGCCTCCTCGAGCGAGTGCCGTAACCGATTTCGACGACTAAAGGATTTCACCCATGCCAGCATCCTCACCTGCCCTGACCCCTGACGACTGGACTCAACGCTTCCACACCGCCTGGCAGCAGCAGCAGTTTGACCAAGCTCGCGGCGCCGTCATGGCTGGCCTTCAGGAGTATCCGGACCATGTACCTCTCCTCGTCCGGGCGGGCAAAGCGCTGCTGCGGGACCGCAGCTATGACGAAGCGGAATTTACCCTGCGCCGCGCCCTTGAGCTGGCGCCGGATGACTATGAAGCCCTGTACCAGATGGGTCTGATTCAGGCCGAGCGGGGCCACGTCTACGGGGCGTTGGCCCAGTTCGACCGTCTGGCCACGCTGTACCCGGGTGACCCGGAGGCCCTGACTGTGCTGGGGTACGCCTGGACGCTCGAAGGCCATCCCGACCGTGCGCTGGCGATCCTGGAGGCCCTGCATGACGCCGCGCCAGACACGCAGAAATTTCAGGTGGGTCTGGCGCGCGCTCTGATTGGTTTGGGGCGGTACGCTCAGGCCCTGCCTCTTCTGGAGACGGTGGTGGCCCGCAAGCCGACCATGCAGGCGGCCTGGCTGCTGCTGGCGGAGGCCAACTTGGGCTTGCTCCGCCTCGAGCCAGCGCTCGAGGCGGCGGAGCAGGCATTCGCTCTGAATCCAGAGGTCCCTATGGCGCTCGTCTGGGCGGCCCGCGCCCGTCTGCATGGGGGGGAGGTTCCGGAAGCGCAGCGCCTCCTGGAACGGGCGCTGGCGCTCAACCCTGCGACCACCGAGGCGATGATCGACCTGGCGCAGCTCCTCTGGTGGGGGTACGAGGACCTGGAGGCGGCGGAGCAGGCGTTCACGCTGGCCGTGCAGAACGCGTCACATCATGGGGGCGCCCGCGCGGCGCTGGCTCGATTCCAGCAGCGAACTGGCCGGGGCATCCCAGACTGGGCCGCGCTCATGGGAGAAGCGGAGGCCACCCCCCACAATCACCGTCTGCCCTTCCTGCTGGGCTGGCCCCAAAGTTTGGACAGTTTCGAGTAGAGACTCGGCTCAAGAGCAGGGTACAACATGGGCTCTTTCTGCTTACCCAGGGGACGGTCTGACGTCCACATTTGCGGTGCCCTGTCCGCAAAGGGGGGCGGCAGGCCGCCCCCTGGCCTGCTGAGCAAAATCGTCAGGGGTTCGGTAGCCCAGCGAGGAATGCGGTCTTCTGGCGTTGTAAAAGTTGCGATAGCTGTCCAGGACGACACCGGCGTGCCGCGCCGAGTAGAACACCTCCAGATTCAGACATTCCTCCCGCAACCGAGAGTGGAAACTCTCAGCGAAGCCGTTCTGCCACGGTTTCCCTGGCTGAATGAACCGAGTGCCAACGTCCTGAACCGCCAGCCAGATCCCCAGGTCGCGGGCGATGAACTCCGGGCCGTTGTCGCTGCGGATGAATCCTGGCGCGCCACGCTTGGCAATGACCTCGTGCAGGACGTCCTTCACGTCCATGGACGTGAAGGACTCCGCCACCCGCAACGCCAGGGACTGACGGGTGAACTCATCAGTCAGCGTCAGGATCTTCAATGTCGTCCCCTCCAGGGTCTGATCGAAGAGGAAGTCATACGTCCACACGTGGTCGGGGTACGCAGCCTGCATGGGAACACCCGCTCCCGTGCGGATCTTCTTCCGGCATCTGGTATTGACCGTCAGGTGCTCTTCCCGCCAGATGCGCCGGACCTTCTTCCGGTTGATGCGATGTCCCTCCTGGACGAGCAGCGCGTGAATGAACCGGTACCCGCGTCGAGGATGCACAAGGGCCAGTTCGCGAATGTGCTGCCGGAGATCCCCATCGTGACGCGGCTTCGGACGGTAGTACCAGGTGGATCTGGGAATGCCCACCAGGAGGCAAGCCCGTTCGGGCTTGACCTGGGCGGCGACGAGTTGCCTCGCTGCCGCCCGTCTCTCGGCGGGCGTCACCGCTTTTTCTGGATCACGTCCTTCATGGCATCGATTTCCAGGCGCTGCTGCCCAACAATTTTCAGGAGGCGGGCGTTCTCCTTCTCCAGACGACGAAGCCGTTTGGCTTCGTCGGGCGCCGTATCGCCGTATTTCTTCTTCCAGGCGTAAAAGGACGCCGGACTGCAGCCGAAGTCACGGCACAGGTCCTCGACTGACTTCTCGCCCTTTTTGGCGTCCTGGAGCAGTTTGATGATCTGATCTTCGCTGAACTGCCGGTTTTTCATGGGGGCCTCGCTTCCCAGCCTACGGCTGGCGGGGGGGCGAGCCTGACTCTCTACTTCATCCCGTCCAGTTTTCGGGGGGCAGACCACGCCGAGACAATGTTGTTGTACTTCGAGGCGATTGCGTTCTGCTTCTCGGTCAACGTCCCCGTACTCGCAATGGTGGGCTTCTCGTCGGCCGCCCGAAGGTACTGGAGGATCTCCGTCTGCGGCACTTCAGGAAGAGCCTCCTGCGTCAACATCGCGATGCCGAAGTAATTCTCCAGCACTTTCGCGGAAAAGCCCCCTGCCCCGCCGTGTCCGCTCCACCGACCTCCTTGATGAAGGCCTTCTCGATGATGAGCGGCCAGAGGTCATTGACTTTGACAGCCCCCACCGGGTCTGGACTGCCCTTGGGGAAGGCGAAGTTGTTCTGGATGGTGACGAACCGGTCCTTGCGCGGCACGGCATTCATGCTGGAGTAGACCTGCCCCAGCACGGGCTTCTGGGAACTGAACCGGACCGTGATCGAGCCGTCCTTGTTCTGGGTGATCATCTGTTTGATCATCTCGGGGTTGGTTTTGGCGACGGCCGCCATGCCGGCGAGCAGGTAGCAGTCGCCCAGCGAACCTTGCATGATGTCGCCCGGGGTGATTCCCGAGGACTCACCGGGCTTTTTCACGTACAGCCGGCCTGAGATCTTCCTGAACTGCAGCGTGGCCGTGCTGGTCTGCAGGCTCTGCTGGACCCGTTCGGGTGCAAGGTGATCCGGAGCGGACAGTGTGTTCAGATCCGTGAGCACGTCAGCGGGTGTGGTGTGCTTCTGCTCACGCCGCCGCGCCTGAGCCGGTATGGGGTGGGCTGCGCCAGGTGTGTGAGGTGCGGGCCGTGTCATCGTCTTGCGCGGGGCGGCGGACGGCTGCGGCGGTGCGGACCGTACCGTGACCGCAGCGGGCGTGGTGGTCTGCACGGTGACCGTCTTCACCTGTTGACGCGCCTGAACCGGGCTGGGGCGGGCTGCGCCGGTCGTGGATGGACCGGACTGCACTGGCGTCTTGCGCGGGGCGGCCTTATGCGATGTGGTCGTCTTGGACGGCGAGGTGGTTCTTTTCGTCTGCGGGTCGAACATAGTCCTTCACATGAGCAGCGAGGGATGAGCCTGGACGGCAACTGACCATCAGCCTAGAAGGAGCGCGGGCCGTCCGTTGCCGCAAGTGCCCCAGGCCCTGCCCGAATCGCCCCGTTGTCCCCTCAGGTTTCTTGGGTACATGTTGAGGCTCGATCACGCAACACTTCGTCAATGGAACGCCGTCCTGGTTGAGCAACTGCGCCACCGGGTGGAGGGCACGACCGCCCGTGTGCTCGTGGCAGCCCGTTCAAGGGGCCGCGCGGGGCGTCTGCGGAGTCCAGACGCTGATTGCAGTTGGTCGGCCTTTTACGGGCCAGCTGTGCGCCCCTGTGGAGGGGAGAGGGGACGGGGTTCTCCTCACCGCCATTCACGGTGAGGCAACGCAGCTCTGGGCAGAATCCAAGCGGGCTGCGGAAAGTTGAGCGGCCATCCTCTGATTGTTGATTGTTCTTTTTGAAAAAAGATCTTTAAAAAGATTGAATGATCATCATCAGGGCCGGGTTGCATTCGCGTGCTGGACGGCATTCAGGGGCGCAAATCGCCTGAGTAGTCCGATAGTTTGAGCCCTCAATCGCCTGAGTAGTCCGATAGTTTTGCCCCCCAATCGCCTGAGTTGTCCGATAGTGCGGCCGAGATATCGCCTGAGTAGTCCGATACTTCTGCCCCCCCAATCGCCTGAGTTGTCCGATACCTCCTGTTCGCGTATCGCCTGAGTTGTCCGATATGTAGAGACTCTGATCGCCTGAGTAGTCCGATAGTTTTGTCCCCCAATCGCCTGAGTAGTCCGATACCGTTCAAGCTGAGCAACCTGCAGTGAAGCCAGAGCCTGCAGGACGGTGAAAAGCATGCCGCGACCCACTCAATCGCCTGAGTCGTCCGATACCCCTGCGAGAACCAATCGCCTGAGTAGTCCGATAGGGCCTGAACGGCACCCGGACCGGGCAATCGCCTGAGTAGTCCGATACTCACCGGCCGTCACCGGCGTTCAATCTGGGGCGTTCAATCTGGATCACGGCGCGCCGGGTCAGCGGGTATCATGACCATTTAGAAGACAGGAGGATGGGTGGCACGCAAAGCGACAACGGCAGACGGCAAACGCCAGAACGCGGCGAAGGTCAGTCCCAGGCCAACTTCGGACCTGATCCGCTTCGAGGAAGCCAACGTGGCCCGCCTTGGCCTGATCAGTGTCCAGGAACGCATCCCAGAGTCGTTCGTCAGCTGGACGGTCGACTTTCATGTGGATGGACGCCCCGCCCGGCTCACCTGCGACGCCGTCGCGAAGTACGGCGGCGTCCCTCACGGTCTGGACGGCGACGTGGCCACCGCCATCATCGACCTGTACGCCGAGGCGGGAAGCCCCGACGACGGGACCGTGCGCACCACCGCGTACCAGATCCTGCGGCGCGCCGGGCTCGACACGTCCGGGCGGTACTACCAGAGTCTGCTTCAGACCCTCTTTCGCCTGCGCACCACCACCTACACCGCTTCGGAAGCCTGGCGGGACCACGGCCGGGGCCACTGGACCACCGCGACGTTCAACTACCTGTCGGAACTCGAATTCACCAGTGACGACGAGGCGACCGAACTCTCCAGCGGCAGCGTCCTGAAGATCCGCCTCGCGGAACCGATTGTCCGCTCCATCCGCGCGCGGTACACCAAGCCACTGGACCTGGATTTCCTGACGAGTCTCGAACGGCCCCAGACACGTGCGGTCTACCGCCTGCTCGACGCGCGCCGGTACGATCCGGTCACGCCCGGCACGCTGCAACCGACCCTCAGTGTCAACATCATCGAGTGGGCCGAAGCCTGCAAGATCGTCGACCGGCGGAGCAACAAGATCCGCGCGACGCTGCAGGGCGCGCATGAGGAACTCATGCTGCGCGGCTACCTCGAAGACGTCACCTACGAAGGGCGGGGCCGCGCCCAGACGATCATCTACCGGTTCGTCGCGCTGGACACGCAGCCGGCCTCGCCGCTGATCGAGGCGCTGCGAACCTACCGCGTGTCGCTGCCCGTCGCGCAGAAACTCCTGACCGATTTTGGAGAGGCCCACGTGAGCGCCCGACTGCAGAAGTTCGAGGCGCTCATCGCCAGCGGCTACAAAGCCCGGAACCGCTCGGCGCTGCTCGTGGACGTCGTCCGTGACGATCAGGGCAAGTACACCGACGTGCCGCAGGTCGCGCCGCAGCGCCAGGCGCCTGCCCCGGCGTCATACATGCCGACGCTGGACGAAGTGGCCAGCGAAGACGGCAACCTCGAGGAGCGCGTCGAGGCCACGATGAAAACCGTGCAGTTCCTCCTGCGCGAGCGGATGTCCGTCAGCGAGTACGCGCTGCTGCGCCTCGCGCTGATCCTGGGCCGCCTGGATCACGCCCGCGTCACGCGGGAAGCGACGCGGGCCAAGCGGGAAGGGCAACTTGACGACTTCGTGACCGGGCTGCTCGACGCACTCCAGCACGTCCAGCTCGAAGCGAGCTGAGAGGCGGCCGAGACGGTCCAGTCGGCGCTCTGATGGCGCCGTGGTCAACCCGACTGGTCTCCGGTCGCACCTCGCGAAGATCTGGCCAGCACCCGTCAACGGGGATCATGGGCCGCGCTATGGACGCGTGATGCTCCTGCGTATCACCGCGTGGGGGAGGACGTCCGGTTGATCTCTCCAGCCCGGTCGGTCACGTCCACCTGGAGGTCCACCGGTGCGCCCGGCGTGAACGTGAGAACGGCCTGGACGTCCGGGTACCGCTCCTGATCCTGCACCCGGTACCGGCCCTGTGCGAGCTTGTCGACCCGGATGGCGGCCCGCTCGATCTCCCGGCGTTCGAGCAGGGGTTCCTCGGCATATACGAAGGTCGGCTGCGCGTCGAGCCGCGCGAGGTACGCGTCGTCTCCCACGAAGTACTCCAGAGCGAGCGCGGCGCGGAACGCGGCGGCCGTCCATCCCGTCTGGGCGCACAGGCGGCCCGGCTGCGGCTGGCCACAGGGTCGGATGGCCCGCTGGATCTCACTCAGGCTCAGGTCCCCGCTGATCAGCAGGGCGTACAGCATCTGCCGGGCGAAGCCGTCCGCCGTCTGCCGCACGTACGGACGCATGCCGTCGAGACCGGTGCCACTCGCGCCGAATTTACCGGTTTCGGGATGCTGCATCGTCAGGCGAACCGCGGGGCCGTTGGAGGTGACGGTCAGCTCGGCCGGGACGTCCCGTGCCCGCAGGGTCGCGCTCAGGTCGGTATCAGGGTTGCCGGTGGACACGGCGCTGAACCCGGCCGCTTCGAGTCGCGCGACCACCTGACGGAAGTGGTCCGTGAGATTGGGACTGTCGTCGACATAGCAGGTGGCGTAGCGGTAGTCGCTGCTGCCGCCCTGGCAGGGTGTCCAGTACAGGTCCGGTACGTCGAGCAGGGCAGATTGGACCGTCTGGAAGGTCACGTCGGGGGCCGCGTCAGACATGGGTCGGCAGGCCGTGAGGAGGCAGAGCAGCACGAGGGGAAGTCGCATGGCACCGTCCAGGGGAAACGAGGGGTCTGGGCATCACGAGGCCCGGGGCGTAGCGGAAGAGCGGGCAGCCAGGTACAGCGCGTCGGCTGTCGGGTGCGCGGCGCACCACGGATCGAGCAGGCGGCCAGGATTGGTGAGTCGGTCGCGGTTCTCGGACACGGCCGTTAGGAGAAGGGAGAGGTGCGGTCGGGCGAATCGCGCCTCGACGCGCGTGTCCATCGCCTTGATAACCGGCATGCTGGAGGGACGGACGGCCATGGTCCAGGTGCTCCTGTGTGAGGCGACCCGTGATGAACTGGCTGAGGGCGCTCAGGCGCCCCTGGAGGATCACGGCGGTCTGCGCGCGCTGCCCCTGTCGCCGCAGGTGCGGCGTCGCCTGTGCCAGCAGGAGGTCGTCCGCCACGGTGGACTCTACGGTCTGCCAGGGAGACAGGAGTGACGAGTTGGTCATGGCCCGCTTGAGGGTACCCTGGCCGGGCGCCGGGTCCAGCCTCGAGCGCACGGTTCTGAGCAGCGACATGGTCGTGTAGACACCAGGTCGTCCGTTCTGGTCCTGCGTGCCGTTCCGCGCGGGGGCATTGCGGACGGGACCTGGGCCCTGCAGGTCTGCCAGCGCCTGGAGCAGGGTGGGGAGGCCGTGACCTGCACCGACGTCCAG contains:
- a CDS encoding tetratricopeptide repeat protein, encoding MPASSPALTPDDWTQRFHTAWQQQQFDQARGAVMAGLQEYPDHVPLLVRAGKALLRDRSYDEAEFTLRRALELAPDDYEALYQMGLIQAERGHVYGALAQFDRLATLYPGDPEALTVLGYAWTLEGHPDRALAILEALHDAAPDTQKFQVGLARALIGLGRYAQALPLLETVVARKPTMQAAWLLLAEANLGLLRLEPALEAAEQAFALNPEVPMALVWAARARLHGGEVPEAQRLLERALALNPATTEAMIDLAQLLWWGYEDLEAAEQAFTLAVQNASHHGGARAALARFQQRTGRGIPDWAALMGEAEATPHNHRLPFLLGWPQSLDSFE
- a CDS encoding transposase, whose product is MKNRQFSEDQIIKLLQDAKKGEKSVEDLCRDFGCSPASFYAWKKKYGDTAPDEAKRLRRLEKENARLLKIVGQQRLEIDAMKDVIQKKR
- a CDS encoding C2 family cysteine protease, with amino-acid sequence MFDPQTKRTTSPSKTTTSHKAAPRKTPVQSGPSTTGAARPSPVQARQQVKTVTVQTTTPAAVTVRSAPPQPSAAPRKTMTRPAPHTPGAAHPIPAQARRREQKHTTPADVLTDLNTLSAPDHLAPERVQQSLQTSTATLQFRKISGRLYVKKPGESSGITPGDIMQGSLGDCYLLAGMAAVAKTNPEMIKQMITQNKDGSITVRFSSQKPVLGQVYSSMNAVPRKDRFVTIQNNFAFPKGSPDPVGAVKVNDLWPLIIEKAFIKEVGGADTAGQGAFPRKCWRITSASRC
- a CDS encoding replication initiator protein A, whose product is MARKATTADGKRQNAAKVSPRPTSDLIRFEEANVARLGLISVQERIPESFVSWTVDFHVDGRPARLTCDAVAKYGGVPHGLDGDVATAIIDLYAEAGSPDDGTVRTTAYQILRRAGLDTSGRYYQSLLQTLFRLRTTTYTASEAWRDHGRGHWTTATFNYLSELEFTSDDEATELSSGSVLKIRLAEPIVRSIRARYTKPLDLDFLTSLERPQTRAVYRLLDARRYDPVTPGTLQPTLSVNIIEWAEACKIVDRRSNKIRATLQGAHEELMLRGYLEDVTYEGRGRAQTIIYRFVALDTQPASPLIEALRTYRVSLPVAQKLLTDFGEAHVSARLQKFEALIASGYKARNRSALLVDVVRDDQGKYTDVPQVAPQRQAPAPASYMPTLDEVASEDGNLEERVEATMKTVQFLLRERMSVSEYALLRLALILGRLDHARVTREATRAKREGQLDDFVTGLLDALQHVQLEAS
- a CDS encoding IS3 family transposase, with the protein product MTPAERRAAARQLVAAQVKPERACLLVGIPRSTWYYRPKPRHDGDLRQHIRELALVHPRRGYRFIHALLVQEGHRINRKKVRRIWREEHLTVNTRCRKKIRTGAGVPMQAAYPDHVWTYDFLFDQTLEGTTLKILTLTDEFTRQSLALRVAESFTSMDVKDVLHEVIAKRGAPGFIRSDNGPEFIARDLGIWLAVQDVGTRFIQPGKPWQNGFAESFHSRLREECLNLEVFYSARHAGVVLDSYRNFYNARRPHSSLGYRTPDDFAQQARGRPAAPLCGQGTANVDVRPSPG